Below is a genomic region from Raphanus sativus cultivar WK10039 chromosome 4, ASM80110v3, whole genome shotgun sequence.
CATAAAAATAGAGACTTTCATTAAATCCAACACCAAGTTCCACAACTTTTTGAAACAGTTACATATCTCTTAATcctcataataaaaaaaaaaacttaaaacaacaAGCAGAACCAAAGCCAAGATCCTCATAAAGACAAAACCTTTCTGCTGTCTCAAAGCTCGTCTTCATCCCTCAAATACTCTCCAATATCCGCCTGATGAAGCACAACGATACCATTCGGATCCAACTTCCGACAATCCTGCGTACTCTTCGCCGCGATCCCAAACCCCAACGGAACATCAGACATCGAGAACACCACAACCCCATCCCCAGGGACAATGCTATCGGTAATCCTCCCCAACCCTCCTTTCAAGACGTGGTTTCCGTAGAGAAACGACATCTCCGAGGTGGGTTTCAGCCACACCTTGTGCTTCGCGTTCGCCGCCAGGAGGTTGAGCGACATGATCGTCAGGTGGAAGCTCCCCGCGTGTGTGTACTTCCCGATGCAGGTCCCGAGGGAGACGAGGCTTTTGCGGGAGATGTTGGTGGCTCGCTTCACGAGGGACTCGCTGACGTAGTAGACTCTGCTCTTCTGGAGGCGGAAGCAGTAGCGGCCGGGCTCTGATTCGGGTCCTTCGTGGGATGGGTTCTCGACGATGTTCTTGAGGTTGTTGCCCACGAATTTGAAGATCTTCTCGAAGACTACGGTCGTCTCGGTCTCGTCTAAAGGCCTCATCTTTTTTTGGGAAGGGGTGGTGACGGTTGTTAAGGACAAAGGAAGCGCTCTGTTTTGTCTGAGATTGGAGTtcttttttttagggttttagggaTTTTACTACCAAACCTAATGCGGCCGTGAGTTTTTCTAATTTCAAGTTTGGTCCTTTGACTATATGTATTACTATTTGAACCCCTGACTTATAAAATGAATACACCGAACACCCAAAGTTTTTTGCCGAAACCTCAAAAGCTAAGTTGCATGAAAACTCGGAAGAACCTACGTTTCATGTTTCAGAATCAAAATCTTTTGAAAACTCGtgaaaattaattagaaattcatttgttgaaaattttattttagaaactcGATGAAAActtgtgtttttaatttagaaacttgtgattttgttttagagacgtgaaaaaaaaattataaaacaaattttgtaatttatatctttattttgaaTTAAGCTACTTAGTATTTGTCAATTGGTTCAAAAGAAGTATGATATTAAGAATTTGTCTAACATAGTAAAAGTAAAAGTAGTGAAAATGGGGTGAGCAAAATGACGACCTTATCCCCTACATCACTAGAGATTTTAAGAAGATTTGATTAATCTGAAAACCTATAAAAATGAGAAATTAACAATGTACCTAAACACAGTAAAAAGCATGGCATGATTTTAGCATGGCATGTCTCCTTTCTTCGTCTTATTccactcttttcttttttgctaagattctttatctctttctttttgttttattttatatttctgaTGAATCTTAACATAAATATCTTGATAAATTTGATGAAACTCATTGGAAATCA
It encodes:
- the LOC130511790 gene encoding uncharacterized protein LOC130511790, translating into MRPLDETETTVVFEKIFKFVGNNLKNIVENPSHEGPESEPGRYCFRLQKSRVYYVSESLVKRATNISRKSLVSLGTCIGKYTHAGSFHLTIMSLNLLAANAKHKVWLKPTSEMSFLYGNHVLKGGLGRITDSIVPGDGVVVFSMSDVPLGFGIAAKSTQDCRKLDPNGIVVLHQADIGEYLRDEDEL